The Leucobacter chromiiresistens genome window below encodes:
- a CDS encoding CsbD family protein: MSASDKISAAGDKLKGNAKEAAGRVTGDDSKVAEGKLDQAKGDMKQAGANAKDSAKDVFDN, translated from the coding sequence ATGAGTGCATCGGACAAGATTTCGGCAGCAGGAGACAAGCTGAAGGGCAACGCCAAGGAGGCCGCCGGCCGGGTGACCGGTGACGACAGCAAGGTCGCCGAGGGTAAGCTCGATCAGGCCAAGGGAGACATGAAGCAGGCTGGCGCGAACGCCAAGGATTCTGCGAAGGATGTCTTCGACAACTAG
- the pstA gene encoding phosphate ABC transporter permease PstA, giving the protein MLQQTESKQEGTTSVAITVRPVRAGSSLAGNRLTRPTPWFVLAGCLAASFALFGLLAASSGDELSIVGSVLIAAIAYVIVITIMSAAVEGSRQAMDRFITAIVTGAFLLAMVPLVSVAITVVSNGLARFDAEFFNSSMRNVTGEGGGALHAMVGTLLITLAATIISVPLGLMTSIYLVEYGRGRVAKTITFLVDVMTGIPSIVAGLFAYAAFALFLGPGVRMGIVGAVALSVLMIPVVVRSSEEMLRLVPNELREASYALGVPKWRTITKVVLPTSIAGITTGIMLSIARVIGETAPLLITAGFTASMNYSLFSDRMQSLPVYVYTQFMNQGNPAQAFVDRAWAAALALILIVMALNLFGRLIARWFAPKTGR; this is encoded by the coding sequence ATGCTCCAGCAGACCGAATCGAAACAAGAGGGGACCACCTCCGTGGCCATCACCGTCCGCCCCGTTCGCGCGGGATCCTCGCTCGCCGGCAACCGGCTGACGCGCCCCACGCCGTGGTTCGTGCTCGCCGGCTGCCTCGCCGCGTCGTTCGCACTCTTCGGCCTGCTGGCCGCCTCCTCCGGCGACGAGCTCTCCATCGTCGGCTCCGTGCTCATCGCCGCGATCGCCTACGTCATCGTGATCACGATCATGTCGGCCGCGGTCGAGGGCTCGCGCCAGGCCATGGATCGCTTCATCACCGCGATCGTGACCGGCGCCTTCCTGCTCGCCATGGTGCCGCTCGTGTCGGTCGCGATCACCGTCGTCTCGAACGGTCTGGCGCGCTTCGACGCCGAGTTCTTCAACTCCTCGATGCGCAACGTCACCGGAGAGGGCGGCGGCGCCCTGCACGCCATGGTCGGCACGCTGCTCATCACGCTCGCCGCCACCATCATCTCCGTGCCGCTCGGCCTCATGACGTCGATCTACCTCGTCGAGTACGGGCGCGGCCGAGTCGCGAAGACCATCACCTTCCTCGTCGACGTGATGACCGGCATCCCCTCCATCGTCGCCGGCCTCTTCGCCTACGCCGCCTTCGCGCTCTTCCTCGGGCCGGGCGTGCGCATGGGCATCGTCGGCGCCGTCGCGCTCTCGGTGCTGATGATCCCCGTCGTCGTGCGCTCCAGCGAGGAGATGCTGCGCCTCGTGCCCAACGAGCTGCGCGAAGCCTCGTACGCGCTCGGCGTGCCCAAGTGGCGCACCATCACCAAGGTCGTGCTGCCCACCTCGATCGCGGGCATCACCACCGGCATCATGCTGTCGATCGCCCGCGTCATCGGCGAGACGGCGCCGCTCCTCATCACCGCCGGCTTCACCGCGTCGATGAACTACAGCCTCTTCTCCGACCGCATGCAGTCGCTGCCGGTCTACGTGTACACGCAGTTCATGAACCAGGGCAATCCGGCTCAGGCGTTCGTCGACCGCGCCTGGGCCGCCGCGCTCGCCCTGATCCTCATCGTCATGGCGCTCAACCTGTTCGGCCGCCTCATCGCCCGCTGGTTCGCCCCCAAGACCGGCCGCTGA
- the pstC gene encoding phosphate ABC transporter permease subunit PstC produces the protein MTVTSAPAKPVLSLGDRVFSRSAVFAGSMILVTLAAVAIFLIVQSIPAFVATDESASLLTSNFWSYVGPLVFGTIWAAALALLIALPLAIGIALFISHYAPRQLAQVLGYIVDLLAAVPSVVFGLWGIGVLAPAARPVFEWLNTYLGWIPLFSGTVSGTGRTILTAALVLAVMILPIMTAICREIFLQAPVLHEEAALALGATRWEMIRMAVLPFGRPGIISAAMLGLGRALGETMAVAMVLSATGLVTFKLLTSENPSTIAANIALSFPEAYGENVNVLIATGLILFVVTFLVNALARWIVSRRAEFSAAN, from the coding sequence GTGACCGTCACTTCCGCCCCCGCCAAGCCGGTGCTCAGCCTCGGCGACCGCGTCTTCTCGCGCTCCGCGGTCTTCGCGGGCAGCATGATCCTCGTCACGCTCGCGGCCGTCGCGATCTTCCTCATCGTGCAGAGCATCCCGGCGTTCGTCGCCACCGACGAGAGCGCGTCGCTGCTCACCAGCAACTTCTGGTCGTACGTGGGCCCCCTCGTGTTCGGCACCATCTGGGCGGCCGCCCTCGCGCTGCTCATCGCACTGCCCCTCGCGATCGGCATCGCCCTCTTCATCTCCCACTACGCCCCGCGCCAGCTCGCGCAGGTGCTCGGCTACATCGTCGACCTGCTCGCCGCCGTGCCGAGCGTCGTCTTCGGCCTCTGGGGCATCGGCGTGCTCGCCCCCGCCGCGCGGCCCGTCTTCGAGTGGCTCAACACCTACCTCGGCTGGATCCCGCTCTTCAGCGGCACCGTCAGCGGCACCGGCCGCACCATCCTGACCGCCGCGCTCGTGCTCGCCGTCATGATCCTGCCGATCATGACGGCGATCTGCCGCGAGATCTTCCTGCAGGCCCCCGTGCTCCACGAGGAGGCGGCGCTCGCGCTCGGCGCGACCCGCTGGGAGATGATCCGCATGGCCGTGCTGCCCTTCGGCCGCCCCGGCATCATCTCGGCCGCCATGCTCGGCCTCGGGCGCGCCCTCGGCGAGACGATGGCCGTCGCCATGGTGCTCTCGGCCACCGGCCTCGTGACCTTCAAGCTGCTCACCTCCGAGAACCCCTCGACGATCGCGGCGAACATCGCCCTCTCCTTCCCCGAGGCCTACGGCGAGAACGTCAACGTGCTCATCGCGACCGGCCTCATCCTGTTCGTCGTCACCTTCCTGGTCAACGCGCTCGCCCGCTGGATCGTCAGCCGCCGCGCCGAGTTCTCGGCGGCGAACTGA
- a CDS encoding acyl-CoA thioesterase has protein sequence MRSQYAHADGINFSTRKWVRPEDMNANGSLFGGSLLRWIDEEAAIYAIIQLGNPHVVTKLISEINFEASARQGDLIEMGLVATEFGRTSLTMRAVVRNMITRKTILSIERIVFVNIGPDGVPVPHGYTEITYDRDRMPHADEMPNRDEA, from the coding sequence ATGAGATCTCAGTACGCGCACGCAGACGGCATCAACTTCTCCACGCGCAAGTGGGTGCGACCGGAAGACATGAACGCGAACGGCTCGCTCTTCGGCGGCAGCCTGCTGCGCTGGATCGATGAAGAGGCGGCCATCTACGCCATCATCCAGCTCGGCAACCCGCACGTGGTGACGAAGCTCATCTCCGAGATCAACTTCGAGGCGTCGGCGCGCCAGGGCGACCTCATCGAGATGGGACTCGTCGCCACGGAGTTCGGCCGCACGTCGCTCACCATGCGCGCGGTGGTGCGCAACATGATCACGCGGAAGACGATCCTCTCGATCGAACGCATCGTCTTCGTGAACATCGGCCCCGACGGGGTTCCGGTGCCGCACGGCTACACCGAGATCACGTACGACCGCGACCGGATGCCGCACGCCGACGAGATGCCGAACCGCGACGAGGCGTGA
- a CDS encoding CueP family metal-binding protein, with protein MLRFLSVVSAVVIALSLSACAISAPTPNSAGAPDVADAPDAAAVIEQFGLPGDDVVEVIDRLDELPLDGRPSELLASVRSDQLVLASGGRDASLPMPADLTYVSLAPYVTETHECFFHSLTTCLGEMGDERIDVTISDAATGEVVVNETATTYANGFIGYWLPRDREHVVTVRQGGLAGETRFSTAAVGPTCITDLRLT; from the coding sequence CGGCATGCGCGATCAGCGCTCCGACGCCGAACTCGGCCGGTGCGCCAGACGTTGCAGATGCGCCAGATGCGGCAGCGGTCATCGAGCAGTTCGGCCTGCCCGGCGACGACGTGGTCGAAGTGATCGATCGGCTCGACGAGCTGCCCCTCGACGGGCGCCCGAGCGAACTCCTGGCGTCGGTGCGATCCGATCAGCTCGTGCTCGCGAGCGGCGGGCGCGATGCGAGCCTTCCGATGCCCGCGGACCTGACCTACGTCTCGCTCGCGCCCTACGTGACCGAGACGCACGAGTGCTTCTTCCACAGCCTGACGACGTGCCTCGGAGAGATGGGCGACGAGCGGATCGACGTGACGATCTCAGACGCGGCGACCGGGGAGGTCGTGGTGAACGAGACTGCGACCACCTACGCGAACGGCTTCATCGGGTACTGGCTTCCGCGCGATCGCGAACACGTCGTCACGGTGCGGCAGGGCGGTCTCGCGGGGGAGACGCGCTTCAGCACGGCCGCTGTCGGGCCGACGTGCATCACCGATCTCCGCCTGACCTGA
- the pstS gene encoding phosphate ABC transporter substrate-binding protein PstS, which translates to MKLSAFAKIAAIGGIAALTLTSCAANEGGSASGSEDSGATSSLSGELVGAGASSQGSAQEVWVAGFQTANPDVTVNYEPSGSGAGRETFQQGASAFAGSDRAFKTDEISAGPFDGCATGDIVEFPAYISPIAVIFNIEGVDSLKLDAPTVAKIFSGEITSWNDPAIADQNPDVELPESNITAVHRSDDSGTTGNFTEYLAAAAADDWTVGSIETWPTEFGGEGAQGTSGVVSAVSNGTGTIGYADASQAGDLGTVDIKVGDEYVPYSPEAAAAIVDASSMEEGRTEGDLAITLDRTSTEEGVYPIVLVSYLIGCAEYEDAANAELVKSYFSYIVSEEGQTAAQESAGNAPISEDLRGQVQTAIDSIS; encoded by the coding sequence GTGAAGCTCTCCGCATTCGCCAAGATCGCCGCTATCGGCGGTATTGCTGCACTCACGCTGACCTCCTGCGCCGCCAATGAAGGGGGCAGCGCCTCCGGAAGCGAAGACTCGGGTGCCACCTCGAGCCTCTCGGGCGAACTCGTCGGCGCCGGCGCCTCCTCGCAGGGCTCGGCGCAGGAGGTCTGGGTCGCCGGCTTCCAGACCGCCAACCCCGACGTCACGGTGAACTACGAGCCCTCCGGCTCCGGCGCGGGCCGCGAGACCTTCCAGCAGGGCGCGAGCGCCTTCGCGGGCTCCGACCGCGCGTTCAAGACGGATGAGATCTCGGCCGGGCCCTTCGACGGCTGCGCCACCGGCGACATCGTCGAGTTCCCCGCCTACATCTCCCCCATCGCCGTCATCTTCAACATCGAGGGCGTCGACTCGCTGAAGCTCGACGCACCGACCGTCGCGAAGATCTTCTCGGGCGAGATCACCAGCTGGAACGATCCGGCCATCGCCGACCAGAACCCCGACGTCGAGCTCCCCGAGAGCAACATCACCGCCGTGCACCGCTCCGACGACTCGGGCACCACGGGCAACTTCACCGAGTACCTCGCAGCCGCGGCCGCCGACGACTGGACCGTCGGGTCGATCGAGACCTGGCCGACCGAGTTCGGCGGCGAGGGCGCCCAGGGCACCTCGGGCGTCGTCAGCGCCGTCTCCAACGGCACCGGCACGATCGGCTACGCCGACGCCTCCCAGGCCGGCGATCTCGGCACCGTCGACATCAAGGTCGGCGACGAATACGTGCCGTACTCCCCCGAGGCGGCAGCCGCGATCGTCGACGCGTCGTCGATGGAGGAGGGCCGCACCGAGGGCGACCTCGCGATCACCCTCGACCGCACCTCGACCGAGGAGGGCGTCTACCCGATCGTGCTCGTGAGCTACCTCATCGGCTGCGCCGAGTACGAGGACGCCGCCAACGCCGAGCTCGTGAAGTCGTACTTCAGCTACATCGTCAGCGAGGAGGGCCAGACCGCGGCTCAGGAGTCCGCGGGCAACGCCCCGATCTCCGAGGATCTCCGCGGCCAGGTGCAGACCGCGATCGACTCGATCAGCTGA
- the pstB gene encoding phosphate ABC transporter ATP-binding protein PstB → MSKRIEVKDLNVYYSKFLAVEGVSINIEPRSVTAFIGPSGCGKSTFLRTLNRMHEVIPGARVEGEVLLDGEDLYGAGVDPVLVRRQVGMVFQRPNPFPTMSIRDNVLAGVRLNDRRMSKGDADALVEKSLTGANLWNEVKDRLDKPGSGLSGGQQQRLCIARAIAVSPEVLLMDEPCSALDPISTLAIEDLIDQLKQEYTIVIVTHNMQQASRVSDRTAFFNIAGTGKPGKLIEYDDTSTIFSTPSVQATEDYVSGRFG, encoded by the coding sequence ATGTCGAAGCGCATCGAGGTCAAAGACCTCAACGTCTACTACTCGAAGTTCCTCGCGGTCGAGGGCGTCTCGATCAACATCGAGCCCCGCAGCGTCACCGCGTTCATCGGCCCGTCGGGCTGCGGCAAGTCGACCTTCCTGCGGACGCTGAACCGCATGCACGAGGTCATCCCCGGCGCGCGCGTCGAGGGCGAGGTGCTGCTCGACGGCGAGGATCTCTACGGCGCGGGCGTCGATCCCGTGCTCGTGCGCCGGCAGGTGGGCATGGTCTTCCAGCGCCCCAACCCGTTCCCCACGATGTCGATCCGCGACAACGTGCTCGCCGGCGTGCGCCTCAACGACCGCCGCATGTCGAAGGGAGACGCCGACGCCCTCGTCGAGAAGTCGCTGACCGGCGCCAACCTCTGGAACGAGGTGAAGGATCGCCTCGACAAGCCCGGCTCCGGCCTGTCGGGCGGCCAGCAGCAGCGCCTCTGCATCGCGCGCGCCATCGCCGTGTCGCCCGAGGTGCTCCTCATGGACGAGCCCTGCTCAGCGCTCGACCCGATCTCGACGCTCGCGATCGAGGATCTCATCGACCAGCTGAAGCAGGAGTACACGATCGTCATCGTGACCCACAACATGCAGCAGGCCTCGCGCGTCTCCGACCGCACCGCGTTCTTCAACATCGCGGGCACCGGCAAGCCCGGCAAGCTCATCGAGTACGACGACACCTCCACCATCTTCTCGACCCCCTCCGTGCAGGCGACCGAGGATTACGTCTCCGGGCGTTTCGGCTGA
- a CDS encoding NUDIX hydrolase, which yields MTEEVFAAGTVCWTRETRSDGSERVLVLVIHRPKRRDVSFPKGKLDPGESLPQAAVRETREETGLKVRLDQHLGTIHYDLSGNRRKTVQYWAAHVPQRTVRELAFQANAEVDAIAWVPVDEVRDQLTYAADRELFDVFLKLAARDLIDSFAVTLLRHGKALPRAQSHEPDHLRPLTDFGRAQAAALVPILDAFGPRRLHTSTATRCVDTIAPYAQRRRKPVRQTDAISQDAWDAGELDGLRALVAAVVARGKDALLCSHRPVLPDLARELALATGSELGAYLEEAATLPTAGFSVFHLSRRHPEAGILSVETYPLKH from the coding sequence GTGACGGAGGAGGTATTCGCGGCGGGCACCGTCTGCTGGACTCGAGAGACCCGCAGCGACGGGAGCGAGCGGGTGCTCGTGCTCGTCATCCACCGACCGAAGCGCCGCGACGTCTCGTTCCCGAAGGGCAAGCTCGATCCGGGCGAGAGCCTGCCGCAGGCGGCCGTGCGCGAGACCCGCGAGGAGACCGGGCTGAAGGTGCGGCTCGACCAGCACCTCGGCACCATCCATTACGACCTCAGCGGCAACCGCCGCAAGACGGTGCAGTACTGGGCGGCGCACGTGCCGCAGCGCACCGTGCGCGAGCTCGCGTTCCAGGCGAACGCCGAGGTCGACGCCATCGCGTGGGTGCCCGTCGACGAAGTGCGCGACCAGCTCACGTACGCCGCGGATCGGGAGCTCTTCGACGTCTTCCTGAAGCTCGCGGCCCGCGACCTCATCGACAGCTTCGCCGTCACCCTGCTGCGGCACGGCAAGGCGCTCCCCCGCGCGCAGAGCCACGAGCCCGATCATCTGCGCCCGCTCACCGACTTCGGCCGGGCGCAGGCCGCAGCGCTCGTGCCCATCCTCGACGCCTTCGGGCCGCGCCGTCTTCACACGTCGACGGCCACGCGCTGCGTCGACACCATCGCACCGTACGCGCAGCGGCGGCGCAAGCCGGTGCGCCAGACCGACGCCATCAGCCAGGACGCCTGGGACGCGGGCGAGCTCGACGGCCTGCGCGCGCTCGTCGCCGCCGTCGTCGCGCGGGGCAAGGACGCGCTGCTCTGCAGCCACCGGCCCGTGCTCCCCGACCTCGCCCGCGAGCTCGCCCTCGCGACCGGAAGCGAGCTCGGAGCCTACCTGGAGGAGGCGGCGACGCTGCCCACCGCCGGTTTCTCAGTGTTCCACCTGTCGCGGCGCCACCCCGAGGCCGGCATCCTCTCCGTCGAGACGTATCCGCTGAAGCACTGA